From Corvus cornix cornix isolate S_Up_H32 chromosome 5, ASM73873v5, whole genome shotgun sequence, the proteins below share one genomic window:
- the GPR176 gene encoding G-protein coupled receptor 176 isoform X2, protein MVLWSTCRTSLLKSVTNRFIKNLACSGICASLVCVPFDIALSASPHCCWWIYTMLFCRIAKFLHKVFCSVTILSFPAIALDRYYSVLYPLERKISDAKSRDLVIYIWAHAIVASIPVFAVTNVSDIYAMSTCSESWSYSLGHLIYVIIYNITTVIVPVAVVFLFMILIRRALSASQKKKVIIAALRTPQNTVSIPYASQREAELHVMLLSMVTIFIFCSVPYVTLVIYRTILNISDISVFLLLTAIWLPKVSLLANPLLFLTVNKSVRKCLVGTIVQLHRRFSRRNIVSSGGIADDNLEPSVHSGSQLLEMFHIGQQQIFKPTEDEENETKSIGSGDFQRKEIPTASLELGQTLVHRFIPQTIADSAAQVALAVPTEADTVNDKYSMQFGFGPFELPPQWLSENRNSKKRLLPPLGNTPEELIQTKQPKCKAERKVSRNNKVSIFPKVDS, encoded by the exons ATGGTGCTGTGGTCGACTTGCAGAACATCGCTACTTAAATCTGTAACAAACCGATTCATTAAGAATTTGGCCTGCTCGGGGATCTGTGCCAGCCTAGTCTGTGTGCCTTTTGACATTGCTCTTAGTGCCAGtccacactgctgctggtggaTCTATACGATGCTCTTCTGCAGAATTGCCAAGTTTCTGCACAAAGTCTTCTGCTCAGTGACCATCCTAAGTTTTCCAGCCATTGCTCTTGACAG ataCTACTCTGTTTTGTAccctctggaaagaaaaatatctgatgCAAAATCCCGAGACCTGGTTATCTATATCTGGGCCCATGCAATAGTGGCCAGCATTCCAGTATTTGCTGTGACCAATGTGTCTGATATTTATGCCATGTCCACTTGCTCTGAATCTTGGAGTTACTCCCTTGGCCACCTGATATATGTCATCATCTATAATATCACCACTGTGATTGTACCAGTGGCTGTGGTATTTCTCTTTATGATTCTTATTCGCAGAGCGCTGAGTGccagccagaagaaaaaagtcatcaTAGCTGCATTAAGGACCCCTCAGAATACAGTTTCTATCCCATATGCCTCCCAGCGAGAAGCTGAGCTCCATGTCATGCTGCTTTCTATGGTTACGATATTTATCTTCTGCAGTGTCCCCTACGTGACTTTGGTGATTTACCGCACTATACTCAATATTTCAGATATATCAGTCTTCTTGCTCCTCACTGCTATTTGGTTGCCCAAGGTCTCTTTGCTAGCCAaccctttattatttttaactgttaaCAAATCAGTACGGAAGTGTTTAGTGGGGACAATAGTACAGCTGCACCGAAGGTTTAGCAGGAGAAACATTGTCAGCTCGGGTGGTATTGCAGATGATAATCTGGAGCCCAGTGTCCATTCAGGAAGCCAGCTTCTGGAGATGTTTCACATTGGGCAACAACAAATCTTCAAGCCTACGGAAGATGAGGAGAATGAGACCAAATCCATTGGCTCTGGTGACTTTCAACGGAAAGAAATTCCTACCGCCAGTTTAGAGCTAGGACAGACTTTGGTTCACAGGTTTATACCACAGACGATTGCAGACTCTGCAGCTCAGGTGGCCCTAGCTGTGCCCACAGAGGCTGACACAGTAAATGACAAGTATTCCATGCAGTTTGGTTTTGGACCCTTTGAGCTGCCTCCACAGTGGCTCTCAGAAAACCGAAACAGTAAGAAGCGACTCCTGCCTCCTTTGGGGAATACCCCTGAAGAGCTAATCCAGACAAAACAGCCTAAGtgtaaagcagaaagaaaagtcagCAGAAACAATAAAGTCAGTATCTTTCCCAAGGTGGATTCCTAG